A genomic stretch from Bacillus sp. N1-1 includes:
- a CDS encoding TetR/AcrR family transcriptional regulator translates to MDKRKAILEAAVELIAEKGYTHTSMQQIADSVGVSKGSLYTFFPSKEDLIISIYEHYQQLVFERAFVVGLDGNLPPYERFAKQFQVQFEGILEYKAYMKMHMRGESAQSSEKLEGMGHRMRGRLFSWLERNLIDLYGDEIEPYKWDLMWMTQSIYTSYTGLMISSENELAPDQLGKHIVRQIDILAKDYFAGKSNPLLDDEMMRPFSVGMDREGAFTSFEKRENAWKSLYESIHQLDQSHYYLEVTDRISEESRKSNPDEIVMRGLFQLLKAEEELKEKAQILKMQLLSGSEH, encoded by the coding sequence ATGGATAAACGAAAGGCAATATTAGAGGCGGCTGTTGAATTGATCGCAGAGAAAGGCTACACCCACACGTCGATGCAGCAAATTGCGGATAGCGTCGGTGTGTCAAAAGGATCGCTTTATACATTTTTTCCATCAAAAGAAGATTTAATAATTTCAATTTATGAACATTACCAACAGCTTGTATTTGAACGGGCTTTTGTCGTGGGGTTAGATGGGAATCTGCCTCCATATGAACGGTTCGCGAAACAGTTTCAAGTTCAATTTGAAGGTATATTAGAATATAAAGCTTATATGAAAATGCACATGCGGGGAGAGTCAGCCCAAAGTAGTGAGAAGCTAGAAGGAATGGGACATCGCATGAGGGGACGCTTGTTTAGCTGGTTAGAGCGAAATTTAATCGATTTATATGGAGACGAAATCGAACCGTATAAATGGGATTTAATGTGGATGACGCAATCAATCTACACTTCTTATACCGGCTTAATGATTTCTTCTGAAAATGAACTCGCCCCTGATCAACTTGGTAAACACATTGTCAGGCAGATTGATATTCTAGCAAAAGATTATTTCGCTGGAAAAAGTAATCCTCTTCTCGATGATGAGATGATGCGCCCCTTCTCTGTTGGAATGGATCGCGAAGGAGCGTTTACCTCATTTGAAAAAAGAGAAAACGCATGGAAAAGTCTTTATGAAAGCATTCATCAGCTCGATCAGTCGCACTACTATCTTGAAGTGACCGATCGTATTTCCGAGGAATCCAGGAAATCAAATCCTGATGAAATTGTGATGAGAGGCCTGTTTCAGTTGTTGAAAGCGGAAGAAGAACTAAAAGAGAAAGCGCAAATATTAAAAATGCAGCTGCTATCTGGATCGGAACATTAG
- a CDS encoding immune inhibitor A domain-containing protein, giving the protein MIAALTLSAFSAPSSAAQADATPVKQEVKKETVHKEGPFDLAIANEEKLIEMLKESGKISKNASAEEAEQALDRFLKKKSESLQEKDSSGELEDEKLEIEAEVKEKLKNGNKDKAKGNYSNGGKNLAPVVEEKYDGDVRSDNVLVLLVEFPDFPHNSIQPEESDMYYEDYVKEHYQDMIFGEDGYEGPNGENLVSMKQFYEEQSDGAYTVNGEVAGWYMASKNAAEYGGNYPTEDGSDKDARGLVKEALTAAAADPDLNLADYDQEDRYDLDGDGDFREPDGLVDHLMVVHSAVGEEAGGGQLGSDAIWSHRWNLGGIFPIEGSPEPEVDYWGEGSMYAYDYTIEPADGAAGVFAHEYGHDLGLPDEYDTQYSGEGEAVAYWSIMASGSWAGKVPGTEPTGFSAWSKEFLQASQDGNWLKYDEVDLEDIDKKGLEVYLDQANTKGTNLDALRINLPDKETVINEPFSGEYEYFSGSANDLDNSAVMNVDLSTAASAELTFKTWYDIEEDWDYGSIQVSEDGENWNTIPGNITTQTNPHDSNPGDGITGKSDGWIDASFDLSAYAGKDVQVKINYWTDAAAINPGFYVDDVRVTADGEEIFFDDAEGEPKVELDGFTKNKGVKVSEHYYLLEWRNHEGVDEGLGHISRGDSLMSYDPGLVVWYADNKYSDNWTGAHPGEGFLGVVDADQHELFWSDGTVASTRYQIHDAAFSLRKDDKMFIDYTDLLGRTMTDKKNQFVKFFNDDKSYLNEALPDAGRNVPEYGLQFKVTGEATDRSVGRVSISKK; this is encoded by the coding sequence ATGATCGCCGCGTTAACGCTAAGTGCCTTTTCGGCGCCAAGTAGCGCAGCTCAAGCTGACGCGACACCAGTAAAACAAGAAGTGAAGAAAGAAACGGTACATAAGGAAGGACCATTTGATCTCGCGATTGCGAATGAAGAGAAATTGATTGAGATGCTGAAAGAGTCCGGGAAAATCTCAAAGAATGCTTCAGCTGAGGAAGCGGAACAAGCATTAGATCGCTTTCTAAAAAAGAAATCAGAATCACTTCAAGAAAAGGATTCTAGCGGTGAGTTAGAAGATGAAAAGCTTGAAATTGAAGCTGAAGTTAAAGAAAAATTAAAGAATGGTAACAAGGATAAAGCGAAGGGGAACTATAGTAACGGCGGTAAAAACCTTGCCCCAGTCGTTGAAGAAAAATATGACGGAGACGTTCGCTCTGATAACGTACTTGTTCTTCTCGTTGAATTCCCAGACTTTCCTCATAACAGCATCCAGCCAGAAGAATCGGATATGTACTATGAGGATTATGTGAAAGAACATTATCAAGATATGATTTTTGGTGAAGACGGGTATGAAGGGCCGAATGGCGAAAATCTCGTATCCATGAAGCAATTCTATGAAGAGCAAAGCGATGGCGCTTATACAGTGAATGGTGAGGTTGCTGGATGGTACATGGCATCTAAAAACGCGGCTGAATACGGTGGGAACTATCCTACTGAAGACGGTAGTGACAAGGATGCACGTGGCCTTGTGAAGGAAGCTCTTACTGCAGCGGCTGCAGATCCGGATTTAAATCTAGCAGACTATGATCAGGAAGATCGCTATGACCTTGATGGCGACGGAGACTTCCGTGAGCCGGACGGTTTAGTTGATCACTTAATGGTCGTTCACTCGGCTGTTGGGGAAGAAGCAGGTGGAGGTCAACTTGGATCAGACGCAATCTGGTCTCACCGCTGGAATCTTGGAGGGATTTTCCCAATTGAAGGGTCTCCAGAACCTGAAGTAGATTATTGGGGTGAAGGCTCAATGTATGCCTACGACTACACAATCGAGCCTGCTGACGGCGCTGCCGGAGTATTTGCGCACGAGTATGGTCACGATCTAGGTCTACCGGATGAGTATGATACGCAGTACTCAGGTGAAGGGGAAGCGGTTGCTTACTGGTCCATTATGGCTAGCGGTAGTTGGGCAGGAAAAGTACCAGGAACTGAACCGACTGGTTTTAGCGCATGGTCGAAGGAATTTCTACAAGCTTCTCAAGATGGAAACTGGTTGAAATATGATGAAGTAGATTTGGAAGACATTGATAAAAAAGGTCTAGAAGTTTATCTTGATCAGGCGAATACGAAAGGGACCAACCTTGATGCGCTTCGTATTAACCTGCCAGATAAAGAAACGGTCATTAACGAACCATTCAGTGGAGAATATGAGTATTTCAGTGGAAGCGCCAATGATCTAGACAATTCAGCTGTGATGAATGTCGATCTCTCAACCGCTGCTTCTGCAGAGCTAACGTTTAAAACATGGTATGACATTGAAGAAGACTGGGATTATGGTTCCATTCAAGTGAGTGAAGACGGTGAGAATTGGAATACAATTCCTGGTAACATTACAACACAAACCAATCCACACGATAGTAACCCAGGTGATGGCATTACGGGCAAATCAGACGGATGGATTGATGCTTCATTTGATTTAAGTGCTTATGCTGGTAAAGATGTTCAGGTGAAAATCAACTACTGGACTGATGCTGCGGCAATTAACCCTGGTTTCTATGTGGATGATGTTCGCGTAACGGCGGATGGCGAAGAAATTTTCTTTGATGATGCAGAAGGCGAGCCGAAAGTTGAGCTAGATGGCTTTACAAAGAATAAAGGGGTAAAAGTTTCAGAGCATTATTATCTGCTAGAATGGAGAAACCATGAAGGTGTTGATGAAGGACTAGGTCATATTAGTCGTGGCGACAGTCTGATGTCATATGATCCAGGTCTTGTTGTTTGGTACGCTGATAATAAGTATTCCGATAACTGGACTGGTGCTCATCCAGGAGAAGGCTTCCTTGGCGTAGTTGATGCGGATCAGCATGAACTCTTCTGGAGTGACGGAACTGTTGCGTCAACGCGTTATCAGATTCACGATGCGGCATTTAGCCTACGTAAAGATGACAAAATGTTCATTGACTACACTGATCTCCTTGGTCGCACAATGACTGATAAGAAAAATCAATTCGTTAAGTTCTTTAACGATGATAAAAGCTACTTGAATGAAGCGCTACCTGATGCAGGAAGAAATGTTCCTGAATATGGTCTTCAGTTTAAAGTAACTGGTGAAGCAACAGATCGTTCTGTTGGACGCGTATCGATTTCAAAAAAATAA
- a CDS encoding MerR family transcriptional regulator, with product MYKIGEFATLTGLSKETLRYYAEVNLLEPAYMDPINKYRYYDDGSYFLALLLGKLRRFGFTIQEMKSVMEDESFAHLEDLLRLKKANIENEINELQLQVTEIDEFLRSGRDDE from the coding sequence ATGTACAAAATAGGTGAGTTCGCTACATTAACGGGTTTGAGCAAGGAAACGCTTCGCTATTATGCAGAAGTGAATTTGTTAGAGCCTGCCTATATGGATCCAATCAATAAGTATCGCTATTATGATGATGGTAGTTATTTTCTAGCGCTTTTATTAGGGAAGCTTCGGCGCTTTGGATTCACAATTCAAGAAATGAAATCTGTGATGGAAGATGAGTCGTTTGCTCATTTAGAAGATCTCTTGCGTCTTAAAAAAGCGAACATCGAAAATGAGATCAATGAACTTCAACTTCAAGTAACCGAGATTGATGAGTTTCTTAGATCAGGGAGGGATGACGAATGA
- a CDS encoding SRPBCC family protein, translated as MIQWQEEKMIEAPIETVWELFKDEHIKAVMPKVEEHVLIEKEEHEVGAKHRQTYREGKRLETYTVETLAYEDNETLKVKRICFVLGKAFEITLGFTLEKMGENQTQFIYEGQNKGVNFVGRAMLKLSRPKDQMNVVQEFMDRVESEAKKRA; from the coding sequence ATGATACAGTGGCAGGAAGAAAAGATGATCGAAGCGCCGATCGAAACGGTATGGGAATTATTTAAAGACGAGCATATTAAAGCGGTTATGCCTAAGGTTGAAGAGCATGTATTAATTGAAAAAGAAGAGCATGAGGTAGGGGCAAAGCATCGACAAACGTATCGTGAAGGAAAAAGATTGGAAACGTATACGGTTGAAACGCTTGCTTATGAAGATAACGAAACGCTTAAAGTGAAGCGCATATGCTTTGTTTTAGGAAAAGCGTTTGAAATCACGCTTGGCTTTACGTTGGAAAAGATGGGAGAAAATCAAACGCAATTCATTTATGAAGGACAAAATAAAGGCGTGAATTTTGTAGGTAGAGCGATGCTGAAGTTAAGTCGACCGAAGGATCAAATGAACGTTGTGCAGGAGTTTATGGACCGAGTGGAAAGCGAAGCAAAGAAGAGGGCTTAG
- a CDS encoding TetR/AcrR family transcriptional regulator, protein MNDRKQHVIKMAHQLFIERGFQSTSIQDILEYSGISKGTFYNYFSSKNELLIALFKALYESMEQQRDELLIGQDPSDLLIFKKQIELQMNTNKKNKLITLFEEVFVSNDEDLKHFLREGQKRMLRWVYNRFLELFGEEKQPYLLDGAIMFLGILHHNVKYYSIANGASADIYPVVEYSVDRMVTVVEDASIADQQLNKPEQMDDWFPEGNQLFQSNLASTIRSLKADLTESNSEAIERLDFVKDELLHSKKSRKFLIESVLCSLRDDPKLDQTTVRQLDELVGNYFK, encoded by the coding sequence ATGAACGATCGCAAACAGCATGTTATTAAGATGGCGCATCAGCTTTTCATAGAAAGAGGCTTTCAGTCTACTTCCATACAAGACATTTTAGAGTATAGCGGCATTTCAAAAGGAACGTTTTACAACTACTTTTCTTCTAAAAACGAACTGTTAATCGCTCTGTTTAAAGCACTTTATGAATCGATGGAGCAACAACGAGATGAACTGCTTATCGGCCAGGACCCATCGGACCTTTTGATTTTCAAGAAACAAATCGAACTGCAAATGAATACAAATAAAAAAAACAAGCTCATTACGCTGTTTGAGGAAGTGTTTGTTTCAAACGATGAAGACTTAAAACACTTCCTTCGAGAAGGTCAAAAACGAATGCTTCGATGGGTTTACAACCGGTTTCTTGAGCTATTTGGCGAAGAAAAACAACCGTACTTATTGGATGGGGCGATCATGTTTTTGGGGATACTTCACCATAATGTAAAGTATTATTCGATCGCGAATGGAGCAAGTGCAGATATTTATCCAGTTGTGGAATACAGCGTGGATCGGATGGTTACGGTCGTGGAAGATGCTTCAATCGCAGATCAACAACTAAACAAGCCAGAGCAGATGGACGACTGGTTTCCAGAGGGTAACCAGTTGTTTCAATCAAATCTCGCTAGTACCATTCGTTCATTAAAAGCTGATCTAACAGAATCAAATAGTGAAGCAATTGAACGATTAGATTTTGTAAAGGATGAGCTGCTCCATTCCAAGAAGTCCAGAAAGTTTCTCATCGAGAGCGTTCTTTGTTCGCTCAGAGATGATCCGAAACTTGACCAAACAACTGTTAGACAGCTAGATGAGTTAGTTGGCAACTATTTTAAGTAA
- a CDS encoding DHA2 family efflux MFS transporter permease subunit: MSQSGKETPRPKYGILAILIVGAFIAFLNNTLLNIALPSIMADLQIETATVQWLTTGFMLVNGIMIPATAFLIEKYSVRRLFLVAIGLFTLGTVIAGMAQIFPVLLGGRMLQASGSAIMMPLLMNVMLISFPIEKRGAAMGVFGLILMAAPAIGPTLSGWIIEHYDWRMLFHFVTPIAISIFLLGFFLLKDKKEKVNIRLDLFSLILSSAGFGGILYGFSSAGNKGWDSPQVYLTIGIGVISLTTFIIRQSKQERPMLNFTIFKYPMFALSSSITMVVNMAMFSGMLLLPIYVQTIRGISPLDAGLMMLPGALVMAFMSPITGRLFDKIGGRILATTGLAITVVTTYLFSTLSMETTYNYIMILHAVRMFGMSMVMMPVSTNGLNQLPARFYPHGTAMNNTLNQVAGAIGTALLVTIMSNRTESVAADLAKEAAAGNAGVDPATLQQQIAMQAMLEGINFAFFIATFIAGLAFVLAFFIKRAGREKEVKQPIVPESKPVDLVTNA, encoded by the coding sequence ATGAGTCAATCAGGAAAAGAGACGCCTCGTCCAAAGTACGGTATTCTTGCAATTTTGATTGTTGGAGCGTTTATCGCGTTTCTTAATAATACACTGCTTAATATTGCACTACCGTCGATTATGGCGGATTTACAAATTGAAACCGCAACGGTTCAGTGGCTTACGACAGGATTTATGCTTGTGAACGGAATCATGATTCCAGCTACGGCCTTTTTAATTGAAAAATATTCGGTGCGCCGCCTCTTTCTTGTGGCGATCGGGCTATTTACGCTTGGTACCGTGATTGCCGGAATGGCTCAGATTTTCCCAGTCCTACTTGGCGGGAGAATGTTACAGGCTTCAGGCTCGGCTATTATGATGCCGCTCTTAATGAACGTGATGCTCATTAGCTTTCCGATTGAAAAAAGGGGAGCGGCGATGGGCGTTTTCGGTCTCATTCTAATGGCAGCGCCAGCGATTGGTCCAACGCTATCTGGGTGGATTATCGAACATTATGATTGGAGAATGCTATTCCACTTTGTTACACCGATTGCCATTTCAATCTTCTTGCTTGGGTTCTTCTTATTAAAAGATAAGAAAGAAAAGGTGAACATTCGACTTGATTTGTTTTCACTTATTTTATCAAGCGCGGGGTTTGGTGGCATTCTTTACGGCTTTAGTTCTGCGGGGAATAAAGGGTGGGATAGTCCGCAAGTTTATTTAACGATCGGGATTGGGGTTATCTCACTGACAACCTTCATTATTCGACAGTCGAAGCAAGAGCGACCTATGCTAAACTTTACAATCTTTAAATATCCAATGTTCGCTCTTTCTTCTTCCATTACGATGGTTGTGAACATGGCGATGTTTTCAGGGATGCTGTTGCTTCCAATTTACGTCCAAACGATTCGAGGCATTTCACCGCTTGATGCCGGTTTAATGATGCTACCGGGAGCACTCGTGATGGCCTTCATGTCTCCGATTACGGGTCGTTTGTTTGACAAAATTGGTGGGCGAATCCTAGCTACAACTGGTCTTGCGATTACGGTTGTCACGACGTACCTGTTCAGTACACTGTCGATGGAGACAACGTATAACTACATTATGATTCTTCATGCTGTACGGATGTTCGGGATGTCGATGGTGATGATGCCTGTTTCAACGAACGGGTTAAATCAACTGCCGGCTCGTTTCTATCCGCACGGTACTGCAATGAACAATACGTTAAACCAGGTAGCAGGAGCGATTGGCACAGCCCTTCTCGTGACGATTATGTCCAACCGAACAGAATCTGTTGCGGCTGATCTTGCGAAAGAAGCTGCGGCTGGAAACGCGGGGGTTGACCCAGCTACGCTTCAACAGCAGATTGCCATGCAAGCGATGCTTGAAGGCATTAACTTCGCTTTCTTTATCGCTACATTTATCGCAGGTTTAGCGTTTGTGCTTGCTTTCTTCATTAAGCGCGCGGGACGTGAAAAAGAAGTGAAGCAGCCGATTGTGCCAGAGTCGAAGCCTGTTGATCTTGTAACAAATGCATAG
- a CDS encoding Ger(x)C family spore germination protein has translation MKKGLLIFISLQLLFLTSCWDSNEIEDLGMIMGIGLDYNESNDDVFSMTNQYVVPNNIEGTQTGSSGGTPYQNITLNGSNFFQIIRENSLETDRPPNYTHLKSMVLTERLLKEEPLKQLISFFLRDHEFRRTVAIFITKESSADILAVEPTKEMFPAVQIKELTQNHDRSLYVQDTLKFGEVSKKITEGASFVIPEVGINKGRIRLLGAGIISNKSEHIVGWLTPEEIAGLKWITNQVSGGLVAIKEKNSEADQAVLEITKASTSIEPVLKDGQLTIQLKVKSSLRLAEDWEIKRDVFQKGWEDELKKQGEKVVKEEMEHVISIAQEQKLDYLEFGTWTSIKQPAYWQKHHKDWERIFAQLPVTIDVDFTLTGYGTQDIN, from the coding sequence ATGAAGAAGGGCTTACTTATTTTCATTTCTCTACAACTTCTTTTCCTTACTTCATGCTGGGATAGCAATGAAATCGAGGATCTAGGGATGATCATGGGAATAGGACTAGATTACAACGAATCGAATGACGACGTATTTTCCATGACTAACCAGTACGTTGTACCAAACAATATTGAAGGCACACAGACTGGAAGCTCAGGAGGAACTCCTTATCAGAACATCACATTAAACGGCAGCAACTTTTTTCAAATTATCCGTGAAAACTCCCTTGAGACAGATCGTCCGCCAAACTATACCCACTTAAAATCCATGGTTCTTACGGAAAGGCTTTTAAAAGAAGAGCCTTTAAAGCAATTAATTAGCTTCTTCCTACGAGATCATGAATTCAGAAGAACAGTGGCTATTTTTATCACAAAGGAATCTTCTGCGGATATCCTTGCTGTTGAACCAACAAAAGAAATGTTTCCAGCCGTTCAGATAAAAGAGCTCACACAAAACCATGATCGAAGTTTATATGTTCAAGATACGCTTAAATTTGGAGAAGTTTCAAAAAAAATTACCGAAGGGGCAAGCTTCGTTATCCCAGAAGTTGGTATCAATAAAGGACGTATTCGACTGCTTGGTGCTGGTATTATTTCGAATAAATCCGAGCATATCGTTGGTTGGCTCACTCCTGAAGAAATTGCTGGATTAAAATGGATTACGAATCAAGTGAGCGGTGGATTAGTAGCGATTAAAGAGAAAAATTCCGAGGCGGATCAAGCTGTGCTTGAGATTACGAAAGCAAGCACGTCCATCGAACCCGTGTTAAAAGATGGACAGCTTACCATTCAGTTAAAAGTAAAAAGCTCTCTGAGACTTGCAGAAGACTGGGAAATCAAGCGAGACGTTTTTCAAAAAGGCTGGGAAGATGAGCTAAAAAAACAGGGGGAAAAAGTCGTCAAAGAAGAGATGGAGCACGTCATCTCCATCGCCCAGGAACAAAAGCTCGATTACCTTGAATTTGGTACGTGGACAAGCATTAAACAGCCCGCCTATTGGCAAAAGCATCATAAAGATTGGGAACGTATTTTTGCTCAATTGCCAGTAACGATTGATGTCGATTTCACTTTAACTGGCTATGGTACACAGGATATAAATTAA
- a CDS encoding endospore germination permease — protein sequence MQTNQHSLPIIIFFISTIIGVGIVTLPRETATIVGQPNMWISVILGAIIAFINALLIFLLMKKYPLKTVFDIAPELVGKWIGKLLNLIFVCYTIAISAYIIRTMAEIVNYYLLDKTPKFVVLLVLVLSCMYLVSTGLPNILLFLQLYFPIILLMFFLLTLLSIKNIETTHLRPIMYIDVIDLLKGVNSTFFSFVGYELLMVLSGEHRLTRWKPVVFILGISIGSVCFIYVLFFILNIGVLSIEELKVITFPTIEMAKAIEFQGFFFERFELLFLFGWIITIFTTLTAYYYSAMLGVCKTVNCKKTLLMNAIIGLLILMLSLLPSGITELFSYGTYLNYLSYAALIAIPLLLFLFSFRKGTMK from the coding sequence TTGCAAACCAACCAGCACTCTCTTCCCATCATTATCTTTTTTATTTCAACCATCATTGGTGTTGGCATCGTCACGTTACCACGTGAAACAGCTACGATTGTTGGACAGCCAAACATGTGGATAAGTGTGATTCTCGGCGCGATTATTGCATTCATTAATGCGCTTTTGATCTTTCTGTTAATGAAGAAATACCCGTTGAAAACCGTTTTTGATATCGCGCCAGAATTAGTAGGAAAATGGATTGGAAAGCTGCTCAATCTGATTTTCGTTTGCTACACGATTGCGATTTCTGCCTATATCATTCGTACAATGGCTGAAATTGTGAATTACTACTTACTTGATAAAACACCCAAATTCGTTGTCTTACTTGTTCTTGTACTCTCCTGTATGTATCTCGTGTCAACCGGTCTTCCTAACATCCTGCTTTTTTTGCAACTGTATTTTCCTATCATCTTACTAATGTTTTTTCTTTTAACCTTACTGAGCATCAAGAATATAGAGACTACTCATTTACGTCCAATTATGTATATTGATGTAATTGACCTATTAAAAGGAGTCAATTCCACCTTTTTCTCGTTCGTAGGGTATGAGCTTCTTATGGTTCTATCAGGAGAGCATCGCCTTACCCGCTGGAAACCAGTCGTCTTTATTCTAGGCATCAGCATCGGAAGTGTATGCTTTATTTACGTGCTGTTCTTCATCCTAAATATTGGTGTTCTTAGTATTGAAGAGCTAAAGGTGATTACTTTCCCAACGATCGAAATGGCAAAAGCAATTGAATTCCAGGGGTTTTTCTTTGAAAGATTTGAGCTTCTCTTTTTATTTGGATGGATTATCACAATCTTCACGACCCTGACCGCATATTATTATTCTGCGATGCTTGGTGTTTGTAAAACCGTTAACTGTAAAAAAACACTTTTGATGAACGCGATCATCGGTTTGCTCATCCTAATGCTCTCACTACTACCATCGGGCATTACAGAGCTGTTTTCATATGGAACCTATTTAAACTATTTATCTTATGCAGCTTTAATCGCAATTCCCCTTTTGTTATTCCTCTTTTCCTTCAGAAAGGGGACGATGAAATGA
- a CDS encoding spore germination protein — translation MKRRRFVRSSTLLEEQIKQEFHNSEDLKQKTIQLDGLTLTLLYLDDISDRMVIQKTILSPLLTISSEDTKISPTDIPDLIPMAAVNNIEDHSTISRHLMDGCTVLIARETTDDHVYSIKTTYSVKRSPDEPVNEPTISGPRDGFIECLQDNKALLRAHLKTSDLLFEQYFVGKDVVTSISITYLQGKASEKLINEVRDRVNQIEVDYITDAGVLEQLIERNPLSVFPELASTQHPTKVANALLEGRVALMTDGSPTVLIAPTTLNMLLQTPDDYYFKWIPASLIRLLSYFTALISVLLPAAYISLISFHHGLIPTSLAVSLSKTREGVPFPSVIEAFIMELTIEILREAGVRLPKPIGSTVSIVGAIVIGETAVSSGIVSPMMVMVISFTAICSFAIPNYQLSLALRTIRFFILFSAAMLGVYGMLIAIFIVTTHLIKLRSFSSPYMEPFAPIHFKRWKDSFIRLYYRVGKRTGI, via the coding sequence ATGAAAAGAAGACGATTCGTACGTTCTTCTACATTATTAGAAGAACAAATTAAGCAGGAGTTTCATAACAGTGAAGACCTAAAACAGAAAACCATTCAACTCGACGGTCTCACGCTTACACTTTTGTATCTCGATGACATTTCCGATCGGATGGTCATTCAAAAAACCATCCTTAGTCCGCTACTAACGATCTCAAGTGAAGACACGAAGATTAGCCCAACCGATATTCCAGATCTCATTCCAATGGCAGCTGTTAATAACATTGAAGATCACAGCACCATTTCAAGACATCTGATGGATGGATGTACGGTGCTTATCGCACGGGAAACGACCGATGATCACGTTTACTCTATAAAAACGACGTATTCTGTCAAGAGATCACCGGATGAACCGGTGAATGAACCAACGATCAGTGGGCCACGAGATGGTTTTATCGAATGCCTCCAGGATAATAAAGCATTATTGCGTGCTCACTTAAAAACGAGCGATCTTTTGTTTGAGCAATATTTTGTTGGGAAAGATGTGGTAACATCGATTTCAATCACTTACTTACAAGGAAAAGCGAGTGAGAAATTAATTAACGAAGTAAGAGATCGAGTCAATCAAATTGAGGTAGATTATATTACAGATGCAGGAGTGCTCGAGCAGCTGATTGAACGCAATCCTCTCTCTGTTTTCCCTGAACTAGCCTCGACTCAGCATCCAACGAAAGTAGCGAATGCGCTACTTGAGGGGCGCGTCGCTCTAATGACAGATGGCTCACCAACGGTATTAATTGCACCAACAACGCTTAACATGCTTCTTCAAACGCCTGACGACTATTACTTTAAATGGATTCCAGCATCTCTCATTCGGCTGTTGAGCTATTTCACAGCACTGATCTCTGTTCTCTTGCCTGCAGCTTATATTTCACTCATTTCGTTTCACCATGGACTTATTCCTACAAGTCTTGCGGTTTCTCTCTCAAAGACTAGGGAAGGCGTTCCGTTTCCTTCCGTTATTGAGGCCTTTATTATGGAACTTACCATTGAAATTCTACGTGAGGCTGGGGTGCGACTCCCCAAACCAATTGGTTCAACAGTAAGCATCGTCGGGGCCATTGTAATCGGCGAAACAGCCGTAAGTTCAGGAATTGTCAGTCCTATGATGGTTATGGTGATTTCATTTACTGCCATCTGTTCTTTTGCAATACCGAATTACCAGCTAAGTCTCGCGCTCAGAACGATTCGATTTTTTATCTTATTTTCTGCAGCAATGCTTGGCGTCTATGGTATGCTAATCGCCATCTTTATAGTCACGACCCATCTCATTAAACTTAGAAGCTTTTCGAGCCCTTATATGGAGCCATTTGCGCCCATTCATTTCAAACGATGGAAAGACTCCTTTATACGGCTCTATTACCGTGTGGGAAAAAGGACGGGGATTTAA